The proteins below are encoded in one region of Tamandua tetradactyla isolate mTamTet1 chromosome 9, mTamTet1.pri, whole genome shotgun sequence:
- the TKFC gene encoding triokinase/FMN cyclase isoform X2 produces the protein MTSKKLVNSVTGCADDALAGLVACNPNLQLLQGHRVALRSDLDSLKGQVAVLSGGGSGHEPAHAGFIGKGMLTGVIAGAVFTSPAVGSILAAIRAVAQAGTAGTLLIVKNYTGDRLNFGLAREQARAEGIPVEMVVVGDDSAFTVLKKTGRRGLCGTVLIHKVAGALAEAGMGLEEITKRVSLVTKAMGTLGVSLSSCSVPGSKPTFELSADEIELGLGIHGEAGVRRVKMATADEIVKLMLDHMTNASNASHVPVCLGSSVVLVVNNLGGLSFLELGIIANAAVRCLDAETTASAWPKVAKVSVTGQKRSRAAPTEPPEVPDATAAGGSASKQVVLVLERVCATLLGLEEHLNALDRAAGDGDCGTTHSRAARAIQEWLKEGPPPASPAQLLSKLSFLLLEKMGGSSGALYGLFLTAAAQPLKAKTGLPAWSAAMDAGLDAMQKYGKAAPGDRTMLDALWAAGQELQAWKSPGADMLQVLTKAVKSAEAAAEATRNMEARAGRASYISSAQLDQPDPGAVAVAAVLRAILEVLQSSNV, from the exons ATG ACCTCCAAGAAGCTGGTAAACTCGGTGACAGGTTGTGCTGACGATGCCCTCGCTGGCCTGGTGGCCTGTAACCCCAACCTGCAGCTCCTGCAGGGGCACCGCGTGGCCCTCCGTTCTGATCTGGACAGTCTCAAGGGCCAGGTAGCCGTGCTGTCCGGTGGGGGCTCCGGCCATGAGCCTGCCCACGCCG GTTTCATAGGGAAGGGGATGCTGACAGGGGTCATTGCAGGAGCCGTGTTCACCTCCCCAGCAGTGGGCAGCATCTTGGCGGCCATCAGGGCAGTGGCCCAGGCAGGCACAG CGGGGACCCTCCTCATCGTGAAGAACTACACTGGGGACAGGCTGAACTTCGGCCTGGCCCGGGAGCAGGCCCGGGCCGAGGGCATCCCTGTGGAGATGGTGGTCGTTGGGGATGACAGTGCCTTCACTGTCCTAAAGAAGACAGGCCGGCGGGGGCTGTGTGGCACAGTGCTTATACACAAG GTGGCAGGTGCCCTTGCTGAGGCAGGTATGGGGCTGGAAGAGATCACAAAGCGGGTGAGCTTGGTCACGAAGGCCATGG GTACCCTGGGGGTGAGCTTGTCCTCCTGCAGCGTCCCTGGTTCCAAACCCACCTTCGAACTCTCAGCTGATGAGATAGAGCTGGGCCTGG GGATCCATGGGGAAGCTGGTGTGCGTCGAGTCAAG ATGGCAACTGCCGACGAGATTGTGAAACTCATGCTCGACCACATGACCAACGCCTCCAACGCATCCCACGTACCTGTATGTTTAG GCTCCTCGGTGGTGCTGGTGGTCAACAACCTTGGTGGCTTGTCCTTCCTAGAACTGGGTATCATAGCCAACGCTGCTGTCCGTTGTCTGG ATGCTGAAACCACTGCATCAGCCTGGCCTAAAGTGGCCAAGGTCTCCGTGACTGGACAGAAGCGGAGCCGGGCAGCCCCCACTGAGCCTCCAGAGGTCCCCGATGCCACTGCTGCAGGAG GCTCAGCCTCAAAGCAGGTGGTGCTCGTGCTGGAACGGGTGTGCGCCACCCTCCTGGGTCTGGAAGAACATCTGAACGCCCTGGACCGGGCTGCAGGCGACGGGGACTGTGGCACCACCCACAGCCGCGCTGCCAGAG CGATTCAGGAGTGGTTGAAAGAAGGTCCACCCcctgccagccctgcccagcTCCTTTCTAAACTGTCCTTTCTGCTCCTGGAGAAGATGGGAGGCTCATCTGGAGCG CTCTATGGCCTGTTCCTCACTGCGGCTGCTCAGCCCCTCAAGGCCAAGACTGGTCTCCCAGCGTGGTCTGCTGCCATGGACGCCGGCCTGGACGCCATGCAGAA GTATGGAAAAGCTGCCCCTGGGGACAGGACAATG CTGGATGCCCTCTGGGCAGCAGGACAGGAGCTCCAAGCCTGGAAGAGTCCGGGGGCCGATATGTTACAAGTCCTGACCAAAGCAGTCAAG TCTGCTGAAGCTGCAGCCGAGGCCACCAGGAATATGGAAGCTAGAGCCGGAAGAGCCAGTTATATCAGCTCTGCACAGCTGGATCAGCCAGACCCTGGCGCAGTGGCAGTTGCTGCCGTTCTCCGGGCCATCCTTGAAGTCTTGCAGAGCTCGAATGTGTGA
- the TKFC gene encoding triokinase/FMN cyclase isoform X1 has protein sequence MTSKKLVNSVTGCADDALAGLVACNPNLQLLQGHRVALRSDLDSLKGQVAVLSGGGSGHEPAHAGFIGKGMLTGVIAGAVFTSPAVGSILAAIRAVAQAGTAGTLLIVKNYTGDRLNFGLAREQARAEGIPVEMVVVGDDSAFTVLKKTGRRGLCGTVLIHKVAGALAEAGMGLEEITKRVSLVTKAMGTLGVSLSSCSVPGSKPTFELSADEIELGLGIHGEAGVRRVKMATADEIVKLMLDHMTNASNASHVPVCLGSSVVLVVNNLGGLSFLELGIIANAAVRCLEGRGVKIARALVGCFMSALEMPGVSLTLLLVDEPLLNLIDAETTASAWPKVAKVSVTGQKRSRAAPTEPPEVPDATAAGGSASKQVVLVLERVCATLLGLEEHLNALDRAAGDGDCGTTHSRAARAIQEWLKEGPPPASPAQLLSKLSFLLLEKMGGSSGALYGLFLTAAAQPLKAKTGLPAWSAAMDAGLDAMQKYGKAAPGDRTMLDALWAAGQELQAWKSPGADMLQVLTKAVKSAEAAAEATRNMEARAGRASYISSAQLDQPDPGAVAVAAVLRAILEVLQSSNV, from the exons ATG ACCTCCAAGAAGCTGGTAAACTCGGTGACAGGTTGTGCTGACGATGCCCTCGCTGGCCTGGTGGCCTGTAACCCCAACCTGCAGCTCCTGCAGGGGCACCGCGTGGCCCTCCGTTCTGATCTGGACAGTCTCAAGGGCCAGGTAGCCGTGCTGTCCGGTGGGGGCTCCGGCCATGAGCCTGCCCACGCCG GTTTCATAGGGAAGGGGATGCTGACAGGGGTCATTGCAGGAGCCGTGTTCACCTCCCCAGCAGTGGGCAGCATCTTGGCGGCCATCAGGGCAGTGGCCCAGGCAGGCACAG CGGGGACCCTCCTCATCGTGAAGAACTACACTGGGGACAGGCTGAACTTCGGCCTGGCCCGGGAGCAGGCCCGGGCCGAGGGCATCCCTGTGGAGATGGTGGTCGTTGGGGATGACAGTGCCTTCACTGTCCTAAAGAAGACAGGCCGGCGGGGGCTGTGTGGCACAGTGCTTATACACAAG GTGGCAGGTGCCCTTGCTGAGGCAGGTATGGGGCTGGAAGAGATCACAAAGCGGGTGAGCTTGGTCACGAAGGCCATGG GTACCCTGGGGGTGAGCTTGTCCTCCTGCAGCGTCCCTGGTTCCAAACCCACCTTCGAACTCTCAGCTGATGAGATAGAGCTGGGCCTGG GGATCCATGGGGAAGCTGGTGTGCGTCGAGTCAAG ATGGCAACTGCCGACGAGATTGTGAAACTCATGCTCGACCACATGACCAACGCCTCCAACGCATCCCACGTACCTGTATGTTTAG GCTCCTCGGTGGTGCTGGTGGTCAACAACCTTGGTGGCTTGTCCTTCCTAGAACTGGGTATCATAGCCAACGCTGCTGTCCGTTGTCTGG AGGGCCGTGGAGTGAAGATCGCGCGGGCCCTGGTGGGCTGCTTCATGTCAGCCCTGGAGATGCCTGGCGTTTCTCTCACCCTCCTGCTGGTGGATGAGCCCCTCCTGAACCTCATAG ATGCTGAAACCACTGCATCAGCCTGGCCTAAAGTGGCCAAGGTCTCCGTGACTGGACAGAAGCGGAGCCGGGCAGCCCCCACTGAGCCTCCAGAGGTCCCCGATGCCACTGCTGCAGGAG GCTCAGCCTCAAAGCAGGTGGTGCTCGTGCTGGAACGGGTGTGCGCCACCCTCCTGGGTCTGGAAGAACATCTGAACGCCCTGGACCGGGCTGCAGGCGACGGGGACTGTGGCACCACCCACAGCCGCGCTGCCAGAG CGATTCAGGAGTGGTTGAAAGAAGGTCCACCCcctgccagccctgcccagcTCCTTTCTAAACTGTCCTTTCTGCTCCTGGAGAAGATGGGAGGCTCATCTGGAGCG CTCTATGGCCTGTTCCTCACTGCGGCTGCTCAGCCCCTCAAGGCCAAGACTGGTCTCCCAGCGTGGTCTGCTGCCATGGACGCCGGCCTGGACGCCATGCAGAA GTATGGAAAAGCTGCCCCTGGGGACAGGACAATG CTGGATGCCCTCTGGGCAGCAGGACAGGAGCTCCAAGCCTGGAAGAGTCCGGGGGCCGATATGTTACAAGTCCTGACCAAAGCAGTCAAG TCTGCTGAAGCTGCAGCCGAGGCCACCAGGAATATGGAAGCTAGAGCCGGAAGAGCCAGTTATATCAGCTCTGCACAGCTGGATCAGCCAGACCCTGGCGCAGTGGCAGTTGCTGCCGTTCTCCGGGCCATCCTTGAAGTCTTGCAGAGCTCGAATGTGTGA